The Paramisgurnus dabryanus chromosome 1, PD_genome_1.1, whole genome shotgun sequence genome includes a window with the following:
- the mazb gene encoding myc-associated zinc finger protein isoform X2 — protein MKTMYLVEKPVSRPARAAHICSICGKQFKNSYNLRRHQSVHTGIRMKGSSQSQNAVAKESTERHTVPLSLLHLSMPQQQPQTLPLLTVLPPQHTQVLATQDGNEIAMESVASTVTALPPPSPVVIATGESLQRPVNQNPNTVRKNHACETCGKAFRDVYHLNRHRLSHSDEKPFSCPICQQRFKRKDRMSHHVKSHQGGVEKPYICPHCAKAFSRPDHLNSHVRQVHSSERPFKCPTCESSFATRDRLRAHMIRHEEKVPCHICGKLLSAAYITDHMRVHNQSQHHTCHLCNRSFTTLTYLRVHAQKHHGQEWKESGGGFGTSGSGGVLVCQLCGVHCKTPTQLQGHMGTHNPPVSDPNPINTTTTTSEAVPGSTVTLCNMVSTPTVFVSGNTVVDLLVTDCSSIIPQPQS, from the exons ATGAAGACCATGTACCTGGTGG AGAAACCAGTGTCCAGACCAGCCCGTGCGGCTCATATCTGCTCCATCTGTGGCAAGCAGTTCAAGAACAGCTACAACTTGCGGCGTCATCAATCCGTCCATACTGGTATCCGCATGAAGGGGAGCTCCCAGAGCCAAAATGCTGTGGCCAAAGAGAGTACAGAAAGGCACACagtccctctctctctcctccacCTCTCCATGCCCCAGCAGCAACCCCAAACACTCCCTCTTCTTACTGTACTGCCCCCTCAACACACACAAGTTCTGGCCACTCAAGATGGAAACGAAATTGCCATGGAGAGTGTGGCATCCACTGTGACCGCCCTCCCGCCTCCTTCACCTGTTGTCATAGCAACAGGGGAGTCTTTACAG AGGCCAGTAAACCAGAACCCCAACACTGTGCGTAAAAACCATGCATGTGAGACCTGCGGTAAAGCATTTAGAGACGTGTATCACCTGAACAGACATAGGCTCTCCCACTCAGACGAGAAGCCATTCTCCTGCCCCATCTGCCAGCAGCGTTTCAAGCGGAAAGACCGCATGAGCCATCATGTCAAATCCCACCAGGGTGGAGTGGAGAAGCCCTACATTTGCCCACATTGTGCTAAAGCTTTCTCAAG GCCTGATCATCTTAACAGTCATGTTAGACAGGTCCATTCTTCAGAAAGACCCTTCAAATGCCCG ACATGTGAATCGAGCTTTGCCACACGGGACAGACTGAGAGCACACATGATCAGACATGAAGAAAAGGTTCCATGTCACATTTGTGGCAAGCTGCTGTCTGCTGCCTACATCACAGATCACATGAGGGTGCACAACCAATCACAGCATCACACTTGCCACCTCTGCAATCGCA GTTTCACCACACTGACGTACCTGCGTGTTCACGCTCAAAAGCACCACGGTCAGGAGTGGAAGGAGAGCGGAGGAGGGTTTGGCACCTCAGGGTCTGGCGGTGTTCTGGTTTGTCAGCTGTGTGGTGTGCACTGCAAGACCCCCACACAGCTGCAAGGCCACATGGGTACCCACAATCCCCCAGTGAGTGACCCCAACCCTAttaacaccaccaccaccaccagcgaAGCAGTGCCGGGAAGCACGGTCACTTTGTGCAACATGGTGTCGACACCTACAGTGTTTGTCAGTGGAAACACGGTTGTGGACCTGCTAGTGACCGACTGCTCCAGCATCATCCCGCAACCTCAAAGCTAG
- the mazb gene encoding myc-associated zinc finger protein isoform X1 produces the protein MDAAWSNFLFQTTPSQSQVEGTLQSELLTVHTTSPETPPTEHIAPPPSTVDTAVLNEDHVPEKPVSRPARAAHICSICGKQFKNSYNLRRHQSVHTGIRMKGSSQSQNAVAKESTERHTVPLSLLHLSMPQQQPQTLPLLTVLPPQHTQVLATQDGNEIAMESVASTVTALPPPSPVVIATGESLQRPVNQNPNTVRKNHACETCGKAFRDVYHLNRHRLSHSDEKPFSCPICQQRFKRKDRMSHHVKSHQGGVEKPYICPHCAKAFSRPDHLNSHVRQVHSSERPFKCPTCESSFATRDRLRAHMIRHEEKVPCHICGKLLSAAYITDHMRVHNQSQHHTCHLCNRSFTTLTYLRVHAQKHHGQEWKESGGGFGTSGSGGVLVCQLCGVHCKTPTQLQGHMGTHNPPVSDPNPINTTTTTSEAVPGSTVTLCNMVSTPTVFVSGNTVVDLLVTDCSSIIPQPQS, from the exons ATGGATGCCGCGTGGAGCAATTTTCTATTTCAG ACCACACCTTCTCAGTCCCAAGTGGAGGGCACCCTCCAATCAGAACTTCTGACTGTCCACACGACCTCTCCTGAAACCCCACCCACTGAACACATTGCCCCGCCACCATCGACAGTGGACACTGCAGTTCTCAATGAAGACCATGTACCTG AGAAACCAGTGTCCAGACCAGCCCGTGCGGCTCATATCTGCTCCATCTGTGGCAAGCAGTTCAAGAACAGCTACAACTTGCGGCGTCATCAATCCGTCCATACTGGTATCCGCATGAAGGGGAGCTCCCAGAGCCAAAATGCTGTGGCCAAAGAGAGTACAGAAAGGCACACagtccctctctctctcctccacCTCTCCATGCCCCAGCAGCAACCCCAAACACTCCCTCTTCTTACTGTACTGCCCCCTCAACACACACAAGTTCTGGCCACTCAAGATGGAAACGAAATTGCCATGGAGAGTGTGGCATCCACTGTGACCGCCCTCCCGCCTCCTTCACCTGTTGTCATAGCAACAGGGGAGTCTTTACAG AGGCCAGTAAACCAGAACCCCAACACTGTGCGTAAAAACCATGCATGTGAGACCTGCGGTAAAGCATTTAGAGACGTGTATCACCTGAACAGACATAGGCTCTCCCACTCAGACGAGAAGCCATTCTCCTGCCCCATCTGCCAGCAGCGTTTCAAGCGGAAAGACCGCATGAGCCATCATGTCAAATCCCACCAGGGTGGAGTGGAGAAGCCCTACATTTGCCCACATTGTGCTAAAGCTTTCTCAAG GCCTGATCATCTTAACAGTCATGTTAGACAGGTCCATTCTTCAGAAAGACCCTTCAAATGCCCG ACATGTGAATCGAGCTTTGCCACACGGGACAGACTGAGAGCACACATGATCAGACATGAAGAAAAGGTTCCATGTCACATTTGTGGCAAGCTGCTGTCTGCTGCCTACATCACAGATCACATGAGGGTGCACAACCAATCACAGCATCACACTTGCCACCTCTGCAATCGCA GTTTCACCACACTGACGTACCTGCGTGTTCACGCTCAAAAGCACCACGGTCAGGAGTGGAAGGAGAGCGGAGGAGGGTTTGGCACCTCAGGGTCTGGCGGTGTTCTGGTTTGTCAGCTGTGTGGTGTGCACTGCAAGACCCCCACACAGCTGCAAGGCCACATGGGTACCCACAATCCCCCAGTGAGTGACCCCAACCCTAttaacaccaccaccaccaccagcgaAGCAGTGCCGGGAAGCACGGTCACTTTGTGCAACATGGTGTCGACACCTACAGTGTTTGTCAGTGGAAACACGGTTGTGGACCTGCTAGTGACCGACTGCTCCAGCATCATCCCGCAACCTCAAAGCTAG